The Gadus macrocephalus chromosome 20, ASM3116895v1 genome includes a region encoding these proteins:
- the LOC132448769 gene encoding collagen alpha-2(V) chain-like, producing MMGFVHLRTFLLLVVPVAQVLCQNSGDDQSCTADGQTYTNRDIWKPEPCRICVCDNGQVLCDEIQCEDLGECQRFSIPDGECCPICETGGSSGTNTGGGSTGQGSVDYGTVTRGPKGEPGDVPIVTGIRGRPGPMGPPGASGFRGDRGHKGRPGLRGPSGFDGEPGIPGQPGEPGPPGPQQHPGGLGAHMAGDSKSAGQHAMIPGSRGEAGTRGPPGPAGSPGASGPQGSSGDVGDPGHMGPPGQRGPEGPPGKPGEDGEAGKSGNSGEMGFPGSAGPRGFPGTPGPPGLKGHRGHGGIIGQKGETGTVGSKGATGPTGQLGAPGPMGPAGMPGERGRPGPGGAAGTKGPSGMLGKPGPLGPLGINGPPGYPGTPGMKGQAGPTGVRGPEGPQGQRGETGHLGRAGPIGLRGPMGTDGGPGAKGPVGNVGTGGPGGHLGPSGPPGPQGSTGQPGIKGQLGDLGVGGFKGEAGPKGESGPSGSQGVIGPQGEEGKRGPRGDSGSLGPIGPVGERGSPGNRGFPGADGLPGPKGALGDRGTSGVSGPKGAFGDLGRGGEPGLPGARGLTGTPGVQGAEGKPGPLGAAGEDGRPGPAGSIGNRGPAGTMGLPGPKGFNGDPGKTGEQGSAGVAGQRGPPGKDGEVGPAGPPGPSGVAGDRGEQGPPGVNGFQGLPGNQGPPGESGKPGDLGIPGELGAVGQIGPRGERGVPGERGELGSTGLQGPKGIPGSIGPDGPKGSPGPTGTLGDAGPPGLQGQSGERGISGSPGPKGDRGNIGEKGSEGTPGNDGARGAPGAVGPLGPSGPSGEKGEPGPKGPAGPYGSRGVHGARGDPGPTGAVGFAGPPGPDGQPGVKGEPGEPGQKGDAGSPGPQGLSGAHGPPGPSGVAGLKGGRGTQGAPGPTGFPGSAGKVGPPGPNGPIGEAGPLGAPGKEGPAGLRGDNGAPGRQGERGPAGPGGSSGDKGDSGEDGPTGPDGPPGPAGTTGQRGIVGLPGQRGERGMPGLPGAAGPPGKQGAAGTTGDKGPSGPLGVPGLNGPRGDPGPDGPAGSDGPPGKDGVLGQRGARGDPGPEGLLGSSGLPGTPGPVGATGGAGRRGDAGSRGPVGPPGSAGKRGLTGPQGPRGDKGDLGDHGERGQKGHRGFTGLQGLPGPPGTTGEQGTTGIIGPSGQRGPPGPIGPPGKEGYLGQPGPMGPPGTRGISGEIGPEGPPGEDGPPGLPGPPGPPTAAMEDMFGGHDYDSDSGPPPPPEFSEDEAMPVSNGSTIVPVDPGVQATLKALSSQIKSMKSPDGSKKHPARTCEDLKQCYPAKKSGEFWVDPNQGSAEDAIMVHCNMETGETCIAANPANIPRKSWWNTARNKPVWFGADMNRGSQFTYGNKDQSANSVTVQMTFIRLLSKEASQTITYHCKNSVAYKDAKTDNLKKALILKGSNDLELKAEGNNRFRYTVVEDKCTQANGNWGKTVFEYRTQKTARLPIVDVAPVDIGGPNQEFGIDIGPVCFL from the exons ATGATGGGATTTGTGCATTTAAGGACTTTCTTATTGCTGGTGGTGCCTGTGGCGCAGGTCCTCTGCCAAAACAGTG gtgaCGACCAGAGCTGCACGGCGGACGGCCAGACGTACACCAACAGGGACATCTGGAAGCCGGAGCCATGTCGGATCTGCGTGTGCGACAATGGACAGGTGCTCTGCGACGAGATCCAGTGTGAAGACCTCGGGGAGTGCCAGCGCTTCAGCATCCCCGACGGGGAGTGCTGCCCCATCTGTGAGACCGGTGGCTCCAGCGGCACCAACACCGGCGGTGGCTCCACCGGGCAGGGTAGCGTTG ATTACGGCACGGTGACCAGG GGTCCGAAAGGAGAGCCTGGAGATGTGCCAATC GTGACAGGAATCAGAGGACGCCCTGGACCAATG GGTCCCCCAGGAGCCTCAGGATTCAGAGGAGACCGGGGCCACAAAGGAAGGCCT GGCTTGAGAGGACCGTCAGGTTTTGATGGAGAGCCAGGAATCCCGGGACAGCCTGGAGAGCCGGGACCACCAGGACCCCAACAGCACCCTGGG GGGCTCGGGGCTCATATGGCCGGAGACTCAAAGTCCGCTGGTCAGCACGCCATGATACCTGGCTCCAGG GGAGAGGCGGGAACAAGAGGACCCCCAGGACCAGCTGGTTCTCCG GGTGCATCTGGACCCCAGGGATCTTCTGGAGATGTTGGTGACCCAGGACACATG GGGCCACCAGGCCAGAGGGGCCCCGAAGGTCCACCAGGGAAACCAGGTGAAGAC GGTGAAGCAGGGAAGTCTGGAAACTCTGGAGAGATGGGATTCCCTGGCTCAGCT GGACCAAGAGGATTTCCAGGGACACCTGGACCTCCGGGATTGAAAGGACATAGA GGCCATGGTGGTATCATTGGCCAGAAGGGTGAAACAGGAACAGTTGGATCAAAG GGAGCTACTGGCCCCACTGGTCAGTTGGGAGCTCCGGGCCCCATG GGTCCAGCAGGAATGCCGGGCGAGAGAGGAAGACCCGGACCTGGAGGTGCCGCG GGGACGAAAGGTCCATCCGGTATGCTTGGGAAACCGGGCCCCCTG GGTCCATTGGGCATTAATGGACCTCCTGGTTATCCAGGAACCCCAGGAATGAAG GGTCAAGCTGGCCCCACAGGTGTGCGTGGTCCTGAAGGCCCCCAGGGACAAAGAGGAGAGACCGGTCACCTGGGAAGAGCAGGACCAATTGGTCTCAGA GGACCCATGGGAACTGACGGAGGCCCGGGAGCTAAAGGCCCAGTG GGCAATGTTGGTACCGGGGGTCCCGGTGGCCATCTTGGACCCTCCGGACCCCCTGGGCCCCAGGGAAGCACTGGTCAGCCAGGAATCAAGGGCCAGCTG GGTGATCTGGGTGTAGGAGGATTTAAAGGAGAAGCCGGGCCTAAGGGTGAATCT GGTCCTTCTGGATCTCAGGGGGTGATCGGACCCCAGGGTGAGGAGGGTAAACGCGGACCCAGGGGAGATTCCGGTTCTCTTGGACCTATTGGTCCCgttggtgagagg GGATCTCCTGGAAACAGAGGATTCCCTGGTGCTGATGGATTACCGGGACCTAAG GGTGCCCTTGGAGATCGTGGAACATCTGGTGTATCTGGCCCCAAAGGAGCGTTTGGTGACCTTGGTCGTGGTGGAGAACCTGGTCTGCCAGGTGCCAGG GGTCTGACTGGCACTCCTGGAGTCCAAGGAGCTGAGGGAAAGCCAGGACCTCTG GGCGCCGCCGGTGAGGATGGACGCCCTGGACCTGCAGGATCCATCGGGAACAGAGGTCCAGCTGGAACTATGGGACTGCCAGGACCCAAAGGCTTCAAT GGTGACCCAGGAAAGACAGGGGAACAAGGCTCTGCAGGAGTAGCAGGTCAGAGG GGTCCTCCAGGGAAAGACGGAGAGGTCGGACCAGCTGGCCCCCCAGGCCCGTCT GGTGTtgcaggagacagaggagagcaaGGACCACCAGGTGTCAATGGATTCCAG GGCTTGCCTGGAAACCAAGGACCACCGGGAGAATCTGGGAAACCAGGTGACCTG GGTATTCCCGGAGAGTTGGGAGCAGTGGGACAGATTGGACCAAGG GGAGAGCGCGGAGTTCCTGGTGAAAGAGGAGAACTCGGTTCAACCGGTCTTCAAGGACCCAAAGGAATCCCCGGATCCATTGGTCCAGATGGACCCAAG GGTAGTCCTGGACCCACCGGGACCCTGGGAGACGCAGGACCCCCTGGTCTGCAGGGACAGTCTGGAGAGAGGGGTATCTCTGGATCACCGGGGCCCAAAGGCGACAGA GGTAATATCGGGGAAAAAGGATCTGAAGGTACACCTGGAAATGATGGTGCTAGG GGTGCTCCCGGAGCTGTTGGCCCACTGGGACCCTCAGGCCCTAGCGGTGAAAAG GGGGAGCCCGGACCCAAAGGCCCAGCAGGGCCCTACGGTTCCCGAGGAGTCCAC GGAGCCAGAGGTGACCCTGGACCGACCGGAGCGGTGGGATTCGCCGGACCACCC GGCCCTGACGGCCAGCCTGGAGTGAAAGGAGAGCCTGGAGAGCCAGGTCAGAAGGGAGATGCTGGATCCCCAGGACCCCAGGGATTGTCTGGAGCTCACGGACCTCCA GGGCCCTCTGGTGTTGCTGGACttaaaggaggaagaggaactcAGGGTGCACCA GGTCCAACTGGATTCCCTGGATCAGCAGGAAAAGTTGGCCCACCAGGTCCCAAC GGTCCCATCGGTGAGGCTGGCCCACTGGGTGCCCCAGGTAAAGAGGGTCCAGCCGGTCTGCGTGGAGACAACGGAGCCCCAGGAAGACAGGGCGAGAGGGGCCCCGCAGGACCCGGCGGCAGCTCAGGAGACAAGGGAGACTCTGGAGAGGATGGACCCACG GGCCCCGATGGCCCTCCTGGTCCAGCTGGAACTACAGGACAGAGAGGCATCGTGGGACTTCCCGGGCAGAGAGGAGAACGTGGCATGCCTGGACTTCCAGGAGCTGCT GGTCCACCAGGAAAGCAGGGAGCAGCGGGTACAACTGGAGACAAAGGACCCTCTGGACCTTTGGGTGTTCCCGGTCTCAATGGACCCCGTGGCGATCCAGGTCCTGAT GGGCCTGCTGGATCTGACGGCCCACCGGGCAAGGACGGTGTTTTGGGACAAAGG ggcgCCAGAGGCGACCCCGGTCCTGAGGGGCTTCTGGGATCTTCGGGGCTTCCTGGTACCCCAGGTCCTGTGGGGGCAACCGGtggggcaggaaggagaggagacgcT GGCTCTAGAGGACCCGTGGGACCCCCTGGCTCTGCTGGAAAGAGGGGATTGACG GGACCACAAGGACCAAGAGGAGATAAGGGTGACCTTGGAGATcatggagagagaggtcagaagGGACACCGTGGATTCACTGGTTTGCAGGGTCTGCCCGGACCTCCC GGTACAACTGGTGAACAGGGAACCACTGGTATCATCGGACCAAGTGGCCAAAGG GGACCTCCCGGACCCATTGGGCCACCAGGAAAGGAAGGATACCTTGGACAGCCAGGACCAATGGGACCTCCAGGAACACGTGGAATCAGTGGAGAGATCGGACCTGAG GGACCACCAGGAGAAGACGGCCCACCGGGACTCCCTGGCCCACCTGGACCCCCCACCGCCGCCATGGAAGACATGTTCGGAGGTCACGACTACGACTCCGACTccggcccccctcctcctcctgagttcAGCGAGGACGAGGCCATGCCCGTCAGCAACGGCTCCACCATCGTGCCGGTCGACCCCGGGGTACAGGCTACCCTGAAGGCTCTCAGCAGCCAGATCAAGAGCATGAAGAGCCCCGATGGCAGCAAGAAGCACCCGGCCAGGACCTGTGAAGATCtgaaacagtgttaccctgcCAAGAAGAGCG GAGAATTCTGGGTGGATCCTAACCAGGGCAGCGCTGAGGACGCCATCATGGTGCACTGCAACATGGAGACCGGAGAGACCTGCATCGCAGCCAACCCCGCCAACATCCCCCGGAAGTCATGGTGGAACACTGCCAGGAACAAGCCTGTGTGGTTCGGAGCCGACATGAACCGAGGATCACAA TTCACCTACGGCAACAAAGACCAGTCGGCCAACTCTGTCACGGTCCAGATGACCTTCATCCGTCTGCTGTCTAAGGAGGCGTCCCAGACCATTACCTACCACTGCAAGAACTCTGTGGCCTACAAGGATGCCAAGACCGACAACCTGAAGAAGGCTCTGATCCTCAAGGGATCCAACGACCTGGAGCTGAAGGCAGAGGGCAACAACCGCTTTAGATACACCGTGGTGGAAGACAAATGCACG CAAGCCAACGGAAACTGGGGCAAGACAGTGTTTGAATACAGGACACAGAAAACCGCCAGACTTCCCATTGTGGATGTGGCTCCTGTGGACATTGGTGGCCCTAACCAAGAGTTCGGTATTGACATCGGGCCCGTGTGCTTCTTGTAG